In Pseudomonas fluorescens, the following are encoded in one genomic region:
- a CDS encoding cobalamin biosynthesis protein, with protein MTDVSTAPTLVVGLGCQRGCPVSTLLALLDQALEAHQIARHEIKALASIDSKRDEPALIELAQQLGLELMYFSSEQLAAYEPQLSHQSQIAFERTGCYGVAESAALALAEQLAQAPAKLLIPRQKYAQATLALAGAA; from the coding sequence ATGACTGACGTCAGCACAGCGCCGACCCTGGTGGTCGGCCTGGGCTGCCAGCGAGGCTGCCCTGTCAGCACGTTGCTGGCGCTGCTCGATCAGGCGCTGGAGGCACACCAGATTGCTCGTCATGAAATCAAGGCGCTGGCCAGCATCGATTCGAAGCGCGACGAACCTGCGCTGATCGAACTGGCTCAGCAGCTTGGTCTGGAATTGATGTATTTCAGCAGTGAACAACTGGCCGCTTATGAACCGCAACTCAGTCATCAATCGCAAATAGCGTTTGAACGCACCGGTTGCTACGGCGTGGCGGAAAGCGCCGCACTGGCCCTGGCGGAACAACTGGCCCAGGCCCCGGCAAAACTGCTGATTCCACGGCAAAAATACGCCCAGGCAACACTTGCATTGGCCGGCGCTGCGTAA
- a CDS encoding fatty acid cis/trans isomerase: MSYRFVISTLLLFLSWGALAQSPAISSAISYSRDIQPIFTEKCVACHACNDAACQLNLGSGEGAARGATKVPVYDGDRTKAVAPTRLFYDASGKQAWQQKGFYSVLDTQGSQAALMARMLELGHKTPLQPNAKLPQDIVLGLNRENMCAMPAEFDGYAAKHPKEGMPLAVTGLTDQQYQTLQRWLAAGAPIDQQALAPSAREALQVVQWENLLNSPGARESLVGRWLYEHWFLAHLYFKDGEPGHFFQWVRSRTPTGQPIDLINTRRPNDDPGTQFYYRLWPVQGVIVHKTHITYPLSSAKLARVKSLFYSGNWQVDALPGYGPQSRANPFATFEAIPAQARYQFMLDNAEYFVRTFIRGPVCRGQIATDVIRDNFWALFQAPEHDLYVTDPNYRGQATPLLAMPGQNDDVDSVLSLWHDYRDKRNEYEALRRDSYADESVPSWSTLWAGNDNALLSIFRHFDSASVTKGLIGEVPQTIWLFDYPLLERTYYQLAVNFDVFGNLSHQAQTRLYFDLIRNGAEQNFLRLMPADSRDDYLDDWYQNSGKFKMWLDYETIDDDTPTALNLNSTDPKRDFANQLLARYGDLNARPDPINRCDGAYCSRPNIDSDLQSAEQALSRLTSRPAAGLKVIDQLPEATLLRIETTSGKREVYSLLRNRAHSNVAFLLGESLRYQPGLDTLTIFPGVLSSYPNFMFNIPAGQVPAFVDAMESAKDTDSFEKIVERWGIRRSHPQFWAYFHDLSRYIYENDPVEEGVLDMNRYENL, translated from the coding sequence ATGTCGTATCGCTTCGTCATCAGCACATTGTTGTTGTTTTTAAGTTGGGGCGCTCTGGCGCAAAGTCCGGCGATTTCCTCTGCCATTTCATACAGCCGTGACATTCAGCCGATCTTCACTGAAAAGTGCGTGGCCTGCCACGCCTGCAATGACGCCGCCTGTCAGCTCAACCTGGGCAGCGGCGAGGGCGCAGCGCGTGGTGCGACGAAAGTCCCGGTTTATGACGGTGACCGCACTAAAGCGGTGGCACCGACCCGACTGTTCTATGACGCCTCCGGCAAACAGGCCTGGCAGCAAAAGGGCTTTTATTCGGTGCTCGATACCCAGGGCAGCCAGGCTGCACTGATGGCGCGGATGCTGGAGCTTGGCCACAAAACTCCGTTGCAACCTAATGCGAAGCTGCCGCAAGACATCGTCCTGGGCCTGAACCGGGAAAACATGTGTGCCATGCCCGCGGAGTTCGACGGTTATGCCGCCAAGCATCCGAAGGAGGGCATGCCGCTGGCGGTGACCGGCCTGACCGACCAGCAGTACCAGACGCTGCAACGCTGGCTGGCGGCCGGCGCGCCGATCGATCAGCAGGCGCTGGCGCCCAGCGCCAGGGAAGCCTTGCAGGTGGTGCAATGGGAAAACCTGCTCAATTCGCCGGGCGCCCGGGAAAGTCTGGTGGGGCGCTGGCTGTACGAGCACTGGTTTCTCGCCCATCTCTACTTCAAGGATGGCGAGCCTGGGCATTTCTTCCAGTGGGTGCGTTCGCGCACCCCGACCGGCCAGCCGATTGACCTGATCAACACCCGTCGCCCGAACGATGATCCGGGCACGCAGTTTTACTATCGCTTGTGGCCGGTGCAGGGTGTGATCGTGCACAAGACCCACATCACCTATCCGCTGAGTTCGGCGAAGCTGGCGCGGGTCAAGAGCCTGTTCTACAGCGGCAACTGGCAGGTCGATGCGTTGCCGGGCTATGGGCCACAGAGCCGGGCCAACCCGTTCGCCACCTTCGAAGCGATTCCGGCCCAGGCGCGCTATCAGTTCATGCTCGATAACGCCGAGTACTTTGTGCGCACCTTTATCCGTGGGCCAGTGTGTCGTGGTCAGATCGCCACGGACGTGATCCGCGATAATTTCTGGGCGCTGTTCCAGGCGCCCGAGCACGACCTGTATGTCACCGATCCGAACTATCGCGGGCAAGCCACGCCGTTGCTGGCGATGCCGGGGCAGAACGATGATGTCGACAGCGTCCTCAGCCTGTGGCACGACTACCGCGATAAGCGTAATGAGTACGAAGCCTTGCGCCGGGACAGCTACGCCGACGAGTCAGTGCCGAGCTGGTCGACCCTGTGGGCCGGCAACGACAATGCGCTGCTGAGTATCTTCCGCCATTTCGACAGCGCTTCGGTGACCAAAGGCCTGATCGGCGAGGTGCCGCAAACGATATGGCTGTTCGACTATCCGCTGCTGGAGCGCACCTACTATCAACTGGCGGTGAACTTCGATGTGTTCGGCAACCTGTCCCACCAGGCTCAGACGCGCTTGTATTTCGACTTGATCCGCAACGGCGCCGAGCAGAACTTCCTGCGCCTGATGCCCGCCGATTCCCGGGATGACTACCTGGACGACTGGTATCAGAATAGTGGCAAATTCAAGATGTGGCTCGACTACGAGACCATCGACGACGACACGCCGACCGCGCTGAATCTGAATTCGACTGATCCCAAGCGTGACTTTGCCAATCAGTTACTGGCCCGATACGGCGACCTCAATGCCAGGCCCGACCCGATCAATCGCTGCGATGGCGCTTACTGTTCGCGGCCGAACATCGACTCGGACCTGCAAAGTGCCGAGCAGGCGCTGAGCCGTCTGACTTCGCGGCCGGCCGCCGGGCTGAAGGTCATCGACCAGTTGCCGGAAGCCACCCTGCTGCGTATCGAAACCACCAGCGGCAAGCGTGAGGTCTATAGCCTGTTGCGTAACCGTGCCCACAGCAACGTGGCGTTTTTGCTCGGTGAATCACTGCGCTACCAACCGGGGCTCGACACCCTGACGATTTTCCCGGGGGTGCTTAGCAGCTACCCGAACTTCATGTTCAACATCCCGGCCGGGCAAGTGCCGGCGTTTGTGGATGCGATGGAAAGCGCCAAGGATACCGACAGCTTCGAGAAAATCGTCGAACGTTGGGGAATACGGCGCAGTCATCCGCAATTCTGGGCTTATTTCCATGATCTGAGCCGCTATATCTACGAAAACGATCCGGTGGAAGAGGGCGTGCTGGACATGAACCGCTACGAGAACCTCTGA
- the cobM gene encoding precorrin-4 C(11)-methyltransferase, translated as MTVYFIGAGPGDPELITVKGQRLIRSCPVIIYAGSLVPAAVLEGHCAEQVVNSAELHLEQIIDLIKSAHAKGQDVARVHSGDPSLYGAIGEQIRYLRELGIAFEIVPGVTATAACAALLGAELTLPDISQSVILTRYADKTAMPPGEEFSSLAQHGATMAIHLGVNHLAKIVEELLPHYGADCPIAVVHRASWPDQDWVVGTLEDIAEKVEAKGFRRTALILVGRVLGSDHFSESSLYRAGHAHLYRP; from the coding sequence ATGACCGTCTACTTCATTGGCGCAGGTCCCGGCGACCCCGAACTGATTACCGTCAAGGGCCAGCGGCTGATTCGCAGCTGCCCGGTGATCATTTATGCCGGTTCCCTGGTGCCTGCCGCCGTACTGGAAGGTCATTGTGCCGAACAGGTGGTCAACAGCGCCGAACTGCACCTGGAACAGATCATCGACCTGATCAAGAGCGCCCACGCCAAAGGCCAGGACGTCGCCCGGGTGCACTCCGGCGATCCGAGCCTGTATGGCGCCATTGGCGAGCAGATTCGCTATCTGCGTGAGCTAGGCATTGCATTTGAAATAGTACCCGGCGTGACGGCCACAGCCGCTTGCGCTGCGCTTTTGGGTGCGGAACTTACGCTGCCGGACATTTCGCAAAGCGTCATCCTGACGCGCTACGCCGACAAAACCGCCATGCCACCTGGGGAGGAATTCTCCAGCCTGGCGCAGCACGGCGCGACCATGGCGATTCACTTGGGGGTCAATCACCTGGCGAAGATCGTTGAGGAACTGCTGCCCCATTACGGCGCCGATTGCCCGATTGCGGTGGTTCACCGCGCGAGCTGGCCGGATCAGGATTGGGTGGTGGGAACGCTTGAGGATATTGCCGAAAAAGTTGAAGCCAAGGGCTTTCGCCGTACGGCGTTAATTCTGGTGGGTCGGGTGCTGGGCAGCGATCACTTCAGTGAGTCGTCGCTGTATCGCGCGGGGCATGCGCATCTCTATCGTCCATAA
- a CDS encoding CbtB-domain containing protein: MSIISSAEHTSASTTSTLTQRLTVTVCASILGACLVYFAGFSHIEAVHNAAHDTRHSSAFPCH; encoded by the coding sequence ATGTCGATCATCAGCAGCGCCGAACACACATCCGCGAGCACCACCTCAACCCTGACCCAACGTCTGACCGTCACCGTCTGCGCGTCGATCCTGGGCGCTTGCCTTGTGTATTTCGCCGGTTTCTCGCACATCGAAGCGGTGCACAACGCCGCCCACGATACCCGCCACAGCTCCGCGTTCCCGTGCCATTGA
- a CDS encoding CbtA family protein, with protein sequence MIKRIAQTAGFTGLLAALLLTLLQSFWVAPLILQAETYEKTEPAAVEMHEHADGAMAAHTHDAQAWEPEDGWQRVLSTTGGNLVVAVGFALMLAGLYTLRAPTKTSQGLLWGLAGYATFVLAPTLGLPPELPGTAAADLAQRQLWWIGTAASTAVGIALIVFSRHWLMKVLGAAIIAVPHVIGAPQPQVHSMLAPEALETQFKIASQLTNVAFWLALGLISAWLFRRKSDGQYHA encoded by the coding sequence ATGATCAAGCGTATTGCGCAAACCGCAGGTTTCACCGGGCTGCTGGCCGCCTTGTTGCTGACCCTGCTGCAAAGCTTCTGGGTCGCTCCGCTGATTTTGCAGGCCGAGACCTACGAAAAAACCGAACCGGCCGCTGTTGAAATGCATGAACACGCCGACGGTGCGATGGCTGCCCATACCCACGATGCACAAGCCTGGGAGCCGGAAGACGGCTGGCAGCGCGTGCTGTCGACCACCGGTGGCAACCTGGTGGTGGCCGTCGGTTTCGCCCTGATGCTGGCCGGCCTGTACACCTTGCGTGCGCCGACCAAAACCTCCCAGGGCCTGCTCTGGGGCCTGGCCGGTTATGCGACGTTCGTGCTCGCGCCGACCCTCGGCCTGCCACCTGAACTGCCAGGCACTGCCGCCGCCGATCTGGCACAACGGCAACTGTGGTGGATCGGTACCGCCGCCTCCACCGCCGTCGGTATCGCGCTGATCGTGTTCAGCCGGCACTGGCTGATGAAAGTCCTCGGCGCGGCGATCATCGCCGTTCCCCATGTGATTGGTGCACCACAACCGCAAGTGCATTCGATGCTCGCTCCAGAGGCGCTGGAAACCCAGTTCAAAATCGCTTCGCAACTGACCAACGTGGCGTTCTGGCTGGCCCTGGGCCTGATCAGCGCCTGGTTGTTCCGTCGCAAAAGCGATGGCCAATACCACGCATGA
- the cobN gene encoding cobaltochelatase subunit CobN — MHLLRTQPGGFVSDDNIADLGQTPAELVVLCSGDSSLALLAEAAQQLPDDYPSVRLANPMQVQNHASVDLYVDEVLRHARVILISLHGGIAYWRYGIERLVELSQRGVQVILVPGDDRPDPELSDLSTVGAEDRDRLWQFLRQGGMGNALDFFRCLANRWLARDYTWGEPQTLPRTAIYHPHKHSAVLRDWQADWHADQPVAAVLFYRSHLQAANTAFIDVFCQRLQAAGLNPLPIALASLKEPGCLCVVEDWLDEASVSVILNTTGFAQSSPEAPHLRPFRRNIPVIQAICAQDNEPGWRASEQGLGPRDLAMHIALPELDGRIISRPISFKDLAWRSERSQSDVVCYRPQPERMDFVAELARRWIDLARVPNAEKRIALILANYPTRDGRIGNGVGLDTPAAALNILRALHAEGYPLPAELPDSGTALIQQLLGGVSNDLETLDLRPCQQSLGMDDYLAMFNALPEANRAAVLERWGAPESDPMCRSGRMMIAGLRFGLTFVGIQPARGYQVDPSAVYHDPDLVPPHGYLAFYFWLRNTYGAHGVIHVGKHGNLEWLPGKGVGLSENCWPDALLGPLPNIYPFIVNDPGEGAQAKRRTQAVIIDHLMPPLTRAETYGPLRNLELLADEYYEAQLLDPRRARELQRDILQLVRDTHIDRELQLDEQLDSDADAAIWLPRLDTYLCDLKESQIRDGLHVFGESPTGRLRIDTLLALLRIPRGDGRGAQSSLLRALAKAFVLGFDPLDCALAEPWTGSRPEPLLLISDETWRTAGDTRERLELFAAQLISDALNSPCRSEPARDGVSATLMSTDTPSRAGSLLQEADWIEVQAIIDSLREVVAPRLDACGPAEMRGLLDALSGRFVPAGPSGAPSRGRLDVLPTGRNFYSVDVRNLPTTTAWRIGFQSANLILERHLQDHGDHLRQLGLSVWGTATMRTGGDDIAQAMALMGVRPVWATGSQRVDDFEILPLSLLDRPRVDVTLRVSGFFRDAFANLIRLFDAAVQAVADLDEPDELNPLAAKVRAERAALLQSGLDEDAARRQAGWRIFGAKPGAYGAGVQGAIDGRLWQSREDLAEVYLNWGGYAYGGSDEGTAAREQFSQRLSQVQAVLQNQDNREHDLLDSNDYYQFQGGMLAAVESLKGEAAASYHGDHSQPDLPKIRTLKEELNRVIRSRAANPKWLEGVKRHGYKGAFEMAATVDNLFAFDATTQLIDDHQYALLADAYLLDPDTRDFVREHNPHALRDMTERMLEAQQRGMWKEPGEYREALENLLLDIEEDG; from the coding sequence ATGCACCTGCTCAGGACCCAACCCGGCGGTTTCGTGTCGGATGACAACATTGCCGACCTTGGACAAACCCCCGCCGAGTTGGTGGTCCTGTGCAGCGGCGATTCCAGCCTGGCGCTGCTCGCCGAAGCGGCGCAGCAATTGCCCGACGATTACCCGAGCGTGCGCCTGGCCAACCCGATGCAGGTGCAGAACCATGCCTCGGTCGATTTGTACGTCGACGAAGTGCTGCGTCATGCCAGGGTGATCCTGATTTCACTGCACGGCGGCATCGCCTATTGGCGTTACGGCATCGAGCGCCTGGTTGAGCTGTCGCAGCGCGGTGTGCAGGTGATTCTGGTGCCAGGCGATGATCGCCCGGACCCGGAACTTAGCGACTTGAGCACCGTCGGCGCCGAGGATCGCGACCGGCTCTGGCAGTTTCTGCGCCAGGGCGGCATGGGTAACGCCCTCGATTTCTTCCGCTGCCTGGCCAACCGCTGGCTGGCGCGTGATTACACCTGGGGCGAGCCGCAAACCCTGCCACGCACGGCGATTTACCATCCGCACAAACATTCGGCCGTACTGAGGGACTGGCAGGCCGACTGGCACGCCGATCAACCGGTGGCGGCGGTGCTGTTTTACCGCTCGCATTTGCAAGCGGCGAACACGGCTTTCATTGATGTTTTTTGCCAGCGCTTGCAGGCCGCGGGGTTGAATCCGTTGCCGATAGCGCTAGCCAGTCTGAAAGAGCCCGGTTGTCTTTGCGTGGTAGAGGACTGGCTGGATGAGGCCAGCGTCTCGGTGATCCTGAACACCACCGGCTTCGCCCAATCCAGTCCTGAAGCACCGCATCTGCGCCCGTTTCGCCGCAATATTCCGGTGATCCAGGCGATTTGCGCCCAGGACAACGAACCCGGTTGGCGCGCCAGCGAACAGGGCCTCGGCCCCCGTGACCTGGCGATGCATATTGCCTTGCCGGAGCTGGACGGACGCATCATCAGCCGCCCGATCAGTTTCAAGGACCTGGCGTGGCGCAGTGAGCGCAGTCAGTCGGATGTGGTCTGCTACCGGCCACAACCGGAACGCATGGATTTCGTTGCCGAACTGGCGCGGCGCTGGATCGATCTGGCGCGGGTGCCCAATGCAGAAAAACGCATTGCCTTGATTCTCGCCAATTATCCCACCCGCGACGGTCGCATCGGCAATGGCGTCGGCCTCGACACCCCGGCCGCGGCGCTGAATATCCTGCGGGCGCTGCATGCCGAAGGTTATCCATTGCCGGCTGAATTGCCGGACAGCGGCACCGCGTTGATCCAGCAGTTGCTAGGCGGCGTCAGCAACGATCTCGAGACCCTCGACCTGCGTCCGTGCCAGCAAAGCCTGGGGATGGATGACTATCTGGCGATGTTCAACGCCCTGCCCGAAGCCAACCGCGCAGCGGTGCTCGAACGTTGGGGCGCGCCGGAAAGCGACCCGATGTGTCGCAGCGGACGGATGATGATCGCCGGCCTGCGTTTTGGCCTGACCTTCGTCGGCATTCAGCCGGCGCGGGGTTATCAGGTCGACCCGAGCGCGGTGTATCACGACCCGGACCTGGTGCCGCCGCACGGCTATCTGGCGTTCTACTTCTGGCTGCGCAACACCTACGGCGCCCATGGCGTGATCCACGTCGGCAAGCATGGCAACCTCGAATGGCTGCCGGGCAAGGGCGTCGGGCTCTCGGAAAACTGCTGGCCGGATGCACTGCTCGGGCCGCTGCCGAACATCTATCCGTTCATCGTCAACGACCCGGGCGAGGGCGCCCAGGCCAAACGGCGTACCCAGGCGGTGATCATCGATCACTTGATGCCCCCGCTGACCCGCGCCGAAACCTACGGCCCGCTGCGCAACCTCGAACTGTTGGCCGACGAATATTACGAAGCGCAGCTGCTCGATCCGCGCCGTGCCCGAGAGTTGCAGCGCGACATCCTGCAACTGGTGCGTGACACCCACATCGACCGTGAACTGCAACTGGACGAACAGCTCGACAGCGATGCCGATGCGGCGATCTGGTTACCGCGACTCGACACATACCTGTGCGACTTGAAAGAGTCGCAGATCCGCGACGGCCTGCATGTGTTCGGCGAATCGCCCACCGGTCGTTTGCGTATCGACACCTTGCTGGCGTTGTTGCGTATACCACGGGGCGATGGGCGGGGCGCGCAGTCGAGTTTGCTGCGGGCACTGGCCAAGGCCTTCGTATTGGGCTTCGACCCGCTCGATTGTGCTCTGGCCGAACCGTGGACAGGGTCTCGTCCCGAACCACTTTTGCTTATCAGCGACGAGACTTGGCGCACGGCGGGCGATACCCGCGAGCGCCTGGAGTTGTTCGCCGCGCAGTTGATCTCGGACGCCTTGAATAGCCCCTGTAGGAGCGAGCCTGCTCGCGATGGTGTGTCAGCCACATTGATGTCAACTGACACACCATCGCGAGCAGGCTCGCTCCTACAGGAGGCGGACTGGATCGAGGTGCAAGCCATCATCGATAGCCTGCGCGAGGTGGTCGCCCCGCGTCTGGACGCCTGCGGTCCGGCAGAAATGCGCGGATTGCTCGATGCCTTGAGCGGACGCTTCGTCCCGGCCGGCCCCAGCGGCGCACCGAGTCGTGGTCGCCTGGACGTACTGCCCACCGGTCGCAACTTCTATTCGGTGGACGTGCGCAACCTGCCGACCACCACGGCGTGGCGTATCGGTTTCCAGTCGGCCAACCTGATTCTCGAACGGCACCTGCAAGACCACGGCGATCATTTGCGCCAGCTCGGTTTGTCGGTGTGGGGCACCGCGACCATGCGCACCGGCGGCGATGACATCGCCCAGGCCATGGCGCTGATGGGTGTGCGTCCAGTCTGGGCGACCGGCAGCCAGCGGGTCGATGACTTCGAGATTTTGCCGCTGAGCCTGCTCGACCGTCCGCGAGTCGATGTGACCTTGCGTGTGTCCGGTTTCTTCCGTGATGCCTTTGCCAATCTGATTCGCTTGTTCGACGCGGCGGTGCAAGCGGTGGCCGACCTCGATGAGCCGGACGAACTCAACCCGTTGGCGGCCAAGGTGCGCGCCGAGCGTGCAGCCTTGCTGCAGTCAGGGCTCGATGAAGACGCTGCGCGGCGTCAGGCCGGCTGGCGGATTTTCGGGGCCAAACCCGGTGCCTACGGCGCGGGAGTGCAGGGCGCCATCGACGGTCGCCTGTGGCAGAGCCGCGAGGACCTGGCCGAGGTCTACCTCAACTGGGGCGGCTACGCTTACGGCGGGTCCGACGAAGGCACCGCCGCCCGCGAACAGTTCAGCCAGCGCCTGAGCCAGGTACAGGCGGTACTGCAAAACCAGGATAACCGCGAGCACGATCTGCTCGACTCCAACGATTACTACCAGTTCCAGGGCGGCATGCTCGCGGCGGTGGAAAGCCTGAAAGGCGAGGCGGCGGCCAGTTATCATGGCGACCACAGCCAGCCGGACCTGCCGAAGATTCGTACCCTGAAGGAAGAGCTGAACCGGGTGATCCGCTCCCGGGCGGCCAATCCGAAATGGCTCGAAGGCGTCAAGCGTCACGGCTACAAGGGTGCGTTCGAAATGGCCGCGACGGTCGACAACCTGTTCGCCTTCGACGCCACCACGCAGTTGATCGACGATCACCAGTACGCGTTGCTGGCCGATGCCTATTTGCTCGACCCGGACACCCGGGATTTTGTCCGCGAACACAATCCCCATGCCTTGCGCGACATGACCGAACGCATGCTCGAGGCGCAACAACGCGGGATGTGGAAGGAGCCCGGCGAGTACCGCGAGGCGCTGGAGAATTTGTTGCTGGATATAGAAGAAGACGGCTAA
- the cobW gene encoding cobalamin biosynthesis protein CobW has translation MKTLAKLPVTIVTGFLGSGKTTLLRHMLDNAQGRRIAVIVNEFGELGIDGEILKQCSIGCTEEEANGRVYELANGCLCCTVQEEFFPVMRELVARRGDLDHILIETSGLALPKPLVQAFQWPEIRSACTVDAVITVVDSPAVAAGTFAAFPDQVDAQRKLDPNLDHESPLHELFADQLASADLVILNKADLINPADLARVRLEVAEELPPAVKIIEASSGRLPLDVLIGLGAGSEEHIDSRHSHHDHHHDGDDDHDDHDHDAFDSISIELPQADESLLLDALTQLVVQHGILRVKGFAAIPNKPMRLLIQGVGTRFDKHFDRQWGAEEARVTRLVLIGQELDATVLEAQLRAALSV, from the coding sequence ATGAAAACACTGGCCAAACTCCCCGTCACCATCGTTACCGGCTTTCTCGGCTCGGGTAAAACCACGCTGCTGCGGCACATGCTCGACAACGCCCAGGGTCGCCGCATCGCGGTGATCGTCAACGAATTTGGCGAGTTGGGCATCGACGGCGAAATCCTCAAGCAGTGCTCCATCGGTTGCACCGAAGAAGAAGCCAACGGCCGTGTCTATGAGCTGGCCAACGGCTGCCTGTGCTGCACCGTCCAGGAAGAATTCTTCCCGGTAATGCGCGAACTGGTGGCCCGTCGCGGCGATCTGGACCACATTCTCATCGAAACGTCCGGCCTGGCGCTGCCAAAGCCGCTGGTGCAGGCCTTCCAGTGGCCGGAAATCCGCAGCGCCTGCACGGTGGATGCGGTGATCACCGTGGTCGACAGCCCGGCCGTGGCCGCCGGCACCTTCGCCGCGTTCCCGGATCAGGTCGACGCCCAGCGCAAGCTCGACCCGAACCTGGACCACGAGTCGCCGCTGCACGAACTGTTCGCCGACCAACTGGCCAGCGCCGACCTGGTGATCCTCAACAAAGCCGACCTGATCAACCCGGCGGACCTGGCCCGCGTTCGTCTGGAAGTCGCCGAGGAATTGCCGCCAGCGGTGAAAATCATCGAAGCCAGCAGCGGTCGCCTGCCGCTGGACGTGCTGATCGGCCTGGGTGCCGGCTCCGAAGAACACATCGACAGCCGTCACAGCCACCACGACCATCATCACGATGGCGACGACGATCATGACGACCACGATCACGACGCTTTCGATTCGATCTCCATCGAACTGCCGCAAGCCGACGAAAGCCTGCTGCTGGATGCGCTGACCCAGCTGGTGGTCCAGCACGGCATCCTGCGGGTCAAGGGTTTTGCGGCGATCCCCAACAAGCCGATGCGCCTGCTGATCCAGGGCGTGGGCACGCGTTTCGACAAGCACTTCGACCGCCAGTGGGGCGCCGAAGAAGCACGCGTAACCCGCCTGGTGCTGATCGGCCAGGAACTGGACGCCACTGTTCTCGAAGCGCAATTGCGCGCCGCGCTCAGCGTGTAA
- the nfuA gene encoding Fe-S biogenesis protein NfuA, with protein sequence MTAITITDAAHDYLADLLSKQNTPGIGIRVFITQPGTQYAETCIAYCKPGEEKPEDTALGLKSFTAYIDHFSEAFLDDAVVDYATDRMGGQLTIKAPNAKVPMVNADSPVNERINYYLQTEINPGLASHGGQVSLIDVVEDGIAVLQFGGGCQGCGQADVTLKEGIERTLLERIPELKGVRDVTDHTQKENAYY encoded by the coding sequence ATGACCGCTATTACCATCACTGACGCCGCCCACGATTACCTGGCTGATCTGCTCTCCAAGCAGAACACCCCGGGCATCGGCATCCGCGTCTTCATCACCCAGCCTGGCACCCAGTACGCCGAAACCTGCATTGCCTACTGCAAGCCGGGCGAAGAAAAACCCGAAGACACCGCGCTGGGGCTCAAAAGCTTCACCGCGTACATCGACCACTTCAGCGAAGCCTTCCTGGACGATGCTGTAGTCGACTACGCCACCGACCGTATGGGCGGCCAGCTGACCATCAAGGCGCCAAACGCCAAGGTACCGATGGTCAACGCCGACAGCCCGGTCAACGAGCGCATCAACTACTACCTGCAAACCGAGATCAACCCGGGGCTGGCCAGCCACGGCGGTCAGGTCAGCCTGATCGACGTGGTCGAAGACGGCATCGCCGTCCTGCAGTTCGGCGGTGGTTGCCAGGGCTGCGGCCAGGCCGACGTGACGCTGAAGGAAGGCATCGAGCGCACTTTGCTCGAGCGCATCCCTGAGCTCAAGGGTGTTCGCGACGTGACCGACCACACGCAGAAAGAAAACGCCTACTACTAA